Sequence from the Candidatus Accumulibacter similis genome:
TGTCGTCGCTGAGGACGATGCCGTCGATGACGATCTCGCCCGAGTCATGCGCTTCGAGGCGGTTCAGGGTGCGCAGGAAGGTGGACTTGCCGGACCCCGAAGGCCCGACGATGGCGGTGACCTGCCCCTCGTGGAACGTCGCCGAGACGTCCCTGAGCGCGTGGAAGGCACCGAAGCGCTTGCCGATCGCGCGCGCCTCGATGATCGGTCGAGGGACGGCGTCAGAGATCATGGCAACTCCCGCTAGCGCTTCTGACCAACATCGAGTTGCGCCTCGAGCGCGGCCGTCAAGGTCGTGAAGGCCGTGGTCAGGATCAGGTAGATGGCGGCAATGGTCACGAACACCGGGATGGGCTGATAGCTCTCGGCCTGTACCCGGTAACCGACCATGGTCAGTTCAACGACGCTGATGGCGTAGGCCAGAGAGGAATCCTTGACCAGGGAGGCCAGGTTGTTGGCCAGTGCCGGCAGCGCCACGCGCATGCTCTGCGGCAGGATCACGTCCATGAACGTCTGCAGCGGCGTCAGTCCGAGGGCACGCGCGGCCTCGACCTGACCGTGTGGAACGGCAAGGATCCCCGCCCGCACGCACTCGGTGTTGTAGGCACCGATGTTGAGGGACAGGGCGATCGCCGCGCAGGCGAAATCGGACAGTTCCACGCCTTCGGGCATGATCGTCGGCAAGGCCAGCCAGACGAACAGAATCTGCAGCAACAGGGGCGTGCCACGAATCAGCCAGACGTAGCTGTCGCAGAGCCAGCGCAGTGGCCAGAAGCGCGACAGCTTGCCGAGTCCGGCGAGGATGCCGATCAGGACACCGGCGCTGCCGGCGATCAAGGTCAGTCCGACGGTGATCCTCGCCCCGTCGGCAAACTGCTCGGCCGCCGGCCCGATGGGCGCCGGCGCTGCCGCGAGCGGCAGCGCCATCCCCCAGAGGAAGAGGAGCAGCCCGATCATGGCGGCGAACATCGCCCACCCCGGGTGCTCCCTGGTCCAGTTCATCGCGCGCGACTCAGCTCAGGCT
This genomic interval carries:
- a CDS encoding amino acid ABC transporter permease, with product MNWTREHPGWAMFAAMIGLLLFLWGMALPLAAAPAPIGPAAEQFADGARITVGLTLIAGSAGVLIGILAGLGKLSRFWPLRWLCDSYVWLIRGTPLLLQILFVWLALPTIMPEGVELSDFACAAIALSLNIGAYNTECVRAGILAVPHGQVEAARALGLTPLQTFMDVILPQSMRVALPALANNLASLVKDSSLAYAISVVELTMVGYRVQAESYQPIPVFVTIAAIYLILTTAFTTLTAALEAQLDVGQKR